The Burkholderia ambifaria AMMD genome has a segment encoding these proteins:
- a CDS encoding LacI family DNA-binding transcriptional regulator — translation MATLDEVARRAGVTAATVSNVLRNRGRVGEATRARVLEAVQALGYRPHLAARALAEGRAPTVALMVSSIANPFYPEFALAVERAVRRNGQFLIVCNTNEDPLQGRAYLDQIAGTISEGILVTNANLHLPDLVDVARRGVPVVLCLWERPDAPPEGLPCVAVDFREAGRIATRHLLELGHRTIGVIVGGSASGVQAARYDGFVDVMREAGLDASIVAAGPDSDSIEGGVRAAGRLLDAHPGLTALVATNDLPAIGALHAAADRGRRVPDDLSIVGITDIHLASDTRPTLTTVAIPTAEAAGLAVELLNALREAGGRIDDASRVRIASLPRLVVRGTTAAVSGRRSAM, via the coding sequence ATGGCGACACTCGATGAAGTGGCCCGCCGCGCCGGCGTGACGGCCGCGACGGTCTCGAACGTGCTGCGCAACCGTGGTCGCGTCGGCGAAGCCACCCGCGCGCGCGTGCTCGAAGCCGTGCAGGCGCTCGGGTACCGGCCGCATCTCGCGGCGCGGGCCCTCGCGGAAGGGCGCGCGCCGACGGTCGCGCTGATGGTATCGAGCATCGCGAACCCGTTCTATCCGGAGTTCGCGCTCGCGGTCGAGCGCGCGGTGCGCCGCAACGGGCAGTTCCTGATCGTCTGCAATACGAACGAAGATCCGTTGCAGGGCAGAGCGTATCTCGACCAGATCGCCGGCACGATCTCCGAAGGCATTCTCGTGACCAACGCGAACCTGCACTTGCCGGATCTGGTGGACGTCGCGCGGCGCGGCGTGCCGGTCGTGCTGTGTCTGTGGGAGCGGCCCGATGCGCCGCCTGAAGGGTTGCCGTGCGTGGCGGTGGATTTCCGCGAAGCCGGGCGGATCGCGACGCGGCATCTGCTCGAACTCGGGCACCGGACGATCGGCGTGATCGTCGGCGGCTCGGCGAGCGGCGTGCAGGCGGCGCGCTATGACGGCTTCGTCGACGTGATGCGCGAAGCGGGGCTCGACGCATCGATCGTCGCGGCGGGGCCCGATTCCGATTCGATCGAAGGCGGCGTGCGCGCGGCGGGCCGGCTGCTCGACGCGCATCCCGGGCTGACCGCGCTGGTCGCGACCAATGATCTGCCTGCGATCGGGGCGCTCCATGCGGCGGCCGATCGCGGCCGGCGCGTGCCCGACGACCTGTCGATCGTCGGCATTACCGATATTCATCTGGCGAGCGACACGCGTCCCACGTTGACGACGGTCGCGATCCCGACCGCCGAGGCCGCCGGGCTCGCGGTCGAGCTGCTCAACGCGCTGCGCGAGGCGGGCGGCCGGATCGACGATGCGTCGCGCGTGCGGATCGCTTCGTTGCCGCGGTTGGTGGTGCGCGGGACGACGGCGGCGGTGTCGGGGCGACGCTCGGCTATGTAG
- a CDS encoding ABC transporter ATP-binding protein — protein sequence MASISMRRVQKAYGEHAPVIRDVDLEIGAHEFCVFLGPSGCGKSTLLRMIAGLEDLSDGELSIDGRRVDDVPAAERGVAMVFQSYALFPHMTVYENMAFGLKLARVQKAEIDRKVRDAARILQLDTLLERKPKALSGGQRQRVAIGRAIVREPGVFLFDEPLSNLDAALRGQTRIEIAKLHRQFERASVVYVTHDQTEAMTLADKIVLLHAGADTAQHGSIAQIGAPLDLYHHPASRFVAGFIGSPRMNFLPAVVIACDAQRTTVTVVPSGETFTLPRDGAALAPGATVTLGIRPEHLTLGAAPDATTLARDVALVERLGEQTYVHLDQPGGTPLIAKVPGDAPLRIGERVHAQAPAAACHLFTEDGRAVPARADVPVHHYA from the coding sequence ATGGCGAGCATCTCGATGCGACGCGTGCAGAAAGCCTATGGCGAGCACGCGCCGGTCATTCGCGACGTCGATCTGGAGATCGGCGCGCACGAGTTCTGCGTGTTCCTCGGCCCGTCCGGCTGCGGCAAGTCGACCCTGCTGCGGATGATCGCGGGCCTCGAGGACCTGAGCGACGGCGAGCTGTCGATCGACGGCCGCCGCGTCGACGACGTGCCGGCCGCCGAGCGCGGCGTCGCGATGGTATTCCAGAGCTACGCGCTGTTTCCGCACATGACGGTCTACGAGAACATGGCGTTCGGGCTGAAGCTCGCGCGCGTGCAGAAGGCCGAGATCGACCGGAAGGTGCGCGACGCCGCGCGGATCCTGCAGCTCGATACGCTGCTCGAGCGCAAGCCGAAGGCGCTGTCCGGCGGCCAGCGGCAGCGCGTCGCGATCGGCCGCGCGATCGTGCGGGAGCCCGGCGTATTTCTGTTCGACGAACCGCTGTCGAACCTCGACGCGGCGCTGCGCGGCCAGACACGCATCGAAATCGCGAAGCTGCACCGGCAGTTCGAACGCGCGAGCGTCGTCTACGTGACGCACGACCAGACCGAAGCGATGACGCTCGCCGACAAGATCGTGCTGCTGCACGCCGGCGCCGACACCGCGCAGCACGGCAGCATCGCGCAGATCGGCGCGCCGCTCGACCTCTATCACCATCCCGCCAGCCGCTTCGTCGCCGGCTTCATCGGCTCGCCGCGGATGAACTTCCTGCCGGCCGTCGTCATCGCCTGCGACGCGCAGCGCACGACCGTCACCGTCGTGCCGTCCGGCGAAACCTTCACGCTGCCGCGCGACGGAGCCGCGCTCGCGCCGGGCGCGACCGTCACGCTCGGCATCCGCCCCGAACACCTGACGCTCGGCGCCGCGCCCGACGCGACGACGCTCGCGCGCGACGTCGCGCTCGTCGAACGCCTCGGCGAGCAGACCTACGTGCACCTCGACCAGCCCGGCGGCACGCCGCTGATCGCGAAGGTGCCCGGCGACGCGCCGCTGCGCATCGGCGAGCGCGTGCACGCGCAGGCGCCGGCCGCGGCCTGTCACCTCTTCACCGAAGACGGCCGTGCGGTGCCCGCGCGCGCCGACGTTCCCGTCCACCACTACGCATAA
- a CDS encoding beta-galactosidase — translation MRLGVCYYPEHWPESMWADDARRMKALGIAQVRIAEFAWSRIEPSPGEYDWGWLDRAVDVLGAAGLEIVMCTPTATPPKWLVDRHPDILAIGADGRPRGFGSRRHYDFSSPTYLEASRQICTAVAERYGRHPAVRYWQTDNELGCHQTVVSYSPAALVRFREWLKARYGTIDVLNRAWGTVFWSMEYRHFDEVDAPIGTVTEAHPSHRLDYRRFASDEVARYHRMQVDVIRAHSPGRPVAHNFMQLFTEFDHYEVARDLDIATWDSYPLGALEEQWFAPELKARWLRTGHPDFASFNHDLYRGMSKLPFWVMEQQPGPVNWAQWNPAPLPGMVRLWSWEAFAHGAGCVSYFRWRQAPFAQEQMHAGLHTPDDQLDEGGREAQRVAREIAAVLDAGADADANGAVRAPVALVFDYEAKWLFEVQPQGADFHYPRCAFEYYSALRSLGLDVDVISAHAPLDGYRLVVVPPLPIVPDDFAARLAASGAHAVFGPRTGSKTADLQIPPTLPPGPLASILPLRVWRVESLRPNVTEPIDGRLRDGSAFTGDARRWRDLVELHDDAHSVVRARFADGHPACVSHGALHYWAALFDDATTARLFADVAAEAGLTPSPLGDGVRVSRRGGLTYVFNYGGTPHMLDGVPPSAFVVGAAQVEPQGVAVYRSRS, via the coding sequence ATGCGCCTCGGAGTCTGTTACTACCCGGAACACTGGCCGGAATCGATGTGGGCCGACGACGCCCGCCGGATGAAGGCACTCGGCATCGCGCAGGTGCGGATCGCCGAATTCGCGTGGAGCCGCATCGAGCCGTCGCCGGGCGAATACGACTGGGGCTGGCTCGACCGCGCGGTCGACGTGCTCGGCGCGGCCGGCCTCGAGATCGTGATGTGCACGCCGACCGCGACGCCGCCGAAATGGCTCGTCGACCGTCACCCCGACATCCTCGCGATCGGCGCGGATGGCCGGCCGCGCGGGTTCGGTTCGCGCCGCCACTACGACTTCTCGTCGCCGACCTATCTCGAAGCGTCGCGCCAGATCTGCACGGCGGTCGCCGAACGCTACGGCCGCCACCCGGCCGTCCGTTACTGGCAGACCGACAACGAGCTCGGCTGCCACCAGACGGTCGTCAGCTATTCGCCGGCCGCGCTCGTGCGCTTTCGCGAATGGCTGAAGGCGCGCTACGGCACGATCGACGTGCTGAACCGCGCGTGGGGCACCGTGTTCTGGAGCATGGAGTACCGGCATTTCGACGAAGTCGACGCGCCCATCGGCACCGTGACCGAAGCGCATCCGTCGCATCGCCTCGACTACCGGCGCTTCGCGTCCGACGAGGTCGCGCGCTATCACCGGATGCAGGTCGACGTGATCCGCGCGCATTCGCCAGGCCGGCCCGTCGCGCACAACTTCATGCAGCTGTTCACCGAGTTCGATCATTACGAAGTGGCGCGCGACCTCGACATCGCGACGTGGGACAGCTATCCGCTCGGCGCGCTCGAGGAGCAATGGTTCGCGCCCGAGCTGAAGGCGCGCTGGCTGCGCACCGGCCATCCGGATTTCGCGTCGTTCAATCACGATCTCTATCGCGGGATGTCGAAGCTGCCGTTCTGGGTGATGGAGCAGCAGCCGGGGCCCGTGAACTGGGCGCAGTGGAACCCCGCGCCGCTGCCGGGCATGGTGCGCCTGTGGAGCTGGGAAGCGTTCGCGCACGGCGCCGGCTGCGTGTCGTACTTCCGCTGGCGGCAGGCGCCGTTCGCGCAGGAGCAGATGCATGCGGGCCTGCACACGCCGGACGACCAGCTCGACGAAGGCGGCCGCGAAGCGCAGCGCGTCGCGCGCGAAATCGCCGCCGTGCTCGACGCCGGCGCCGATGCCGACGCGAACGGCGCGGTGCGCGCCCCCGTCGCGCTGGTGTTCGACTATGAAGCGAAGTGGCTCTTCGAAGTGCAGCCGCAAGGCGCCGATTTCCACTACCCGCGCTGCGCGTTCGAGTACTACTCGGCGCTGCGTTCGCTCGGCCTCGACGTCGACGTGATCTCCGCGCATGCGCCGCTCGACGGCTACCGGCTCGTCGTCGTGCCGCCGCTGCCGATCGTGCCGGACGACTTCGCGGCACGGCTCGCCGCATCGGGCGCGCATGCGGTGTTCGGCCCGCGCACCGGTTCGAAGACCGCCGACCTGCAGATTCCGCCGACGCTGCCGCCCGGCCCGCTCGCGTCGATCCTGCCGCTGCGCGTGTGGCGCGTCGAGTCGCTGCGGCCGAACGTGACCGAGCCGATCGACGGCAGGTTGCGCGACGGCTCGGCGTTCACCGGCGACGCACGCCGCTGGCGCGACCTCGTCGAGCTGCACGACGACGCCCACAGCGTCGTGCGCGCGCGCTTCGCCGACGGTCATCCGGCCTGCGTGTCGCACGGCGCGCTGCACTACTGGGCCGCGCTGTTCGACGACGCGACCACCGCGCGCCTGTTCGCCGACGTCGCGGCCGAAGCCGGCCTGACACCGTCGCCGCTCGGCGACGGCGTGCGCGTGAGCCGACGCGGCGGCCTGACCTACGTATTCAACTATGGCGGCACGCCGCACATGCTCGATGGGGTGCCGCCGTCCGCGTTCGTGGTCGGCGCCGCGCAGGTCGAGCCGCAAGGCGTCGCCGTGTATCGAAGCCGTTCGTAG
- a CDS encoding ABC transporter substrate-binding protein yields MTHRPLRVAARLATAAAIAFASLGAAAPASAGTLTINIAFKGASQRAVWQSTIEAFHKAHPDIDVKPTFVDEEAYKVQLPAWLTTVAPDVVNWHAGERMAYYAKRGLFEDLSGDWAKNGWDAMYASTRSASSYNGKQYAAPTVYYSWGLFYRKDLFRKVGIADEPKTWDQFLDACKKLKAAGITPIAVGGRDAWTLAGWFDYLDLRLNGNAFHQQLMAGDVPYTDPRVKKVYTTWKSLIDSGYFIDNALSYDLDGAQPFLFQGKAAMMLMGTFIAAGFPPNVKQEMGYYRFPIIDPKVPTAEDGPVESLHIPTKAKNKADAHTFLAFVETPEMGAKLAEGLGSLSANSKSPEPADPISRIGFRILADTKGGVAQFYDRDMTKEMADEGMKGMQQFLANPAQLDTVLAQLEQTRKRIYKK; encoded by the coding sequence ATGACACATCGCCCCCTTCGCGTCGCCGCCCGGCTTGCGACCGCCGCCGCCATCGCGTTCGCTTCGCTCGGCGCCGCGGCGCCGGCCAGCGCGGGCACGCTGACGATCAACATCGCGTTCAAGGGCGCCAGCCAGCGCGCGGTCTGGCAGTCGACGATCGAGGCGTTCCACAAGGCCCATCCCGACATCGACGTGAAGCCCACCTTCGTCGACGAGGAAGCGTACAAGGTGCAGCTCCCCGCGTGGCTCACGACCGTCGCGCCCGACGTGGTCAACTGGCACGCGGGCGAGCGCATGGCGTACTACGCGAAGCGCGGGCTGTTCGAGGACCTGAGCGGCGACTGGGCGAAGAACGGCTGGGACGCGATGTACGCGTCGACGCGCAGCGCATCGTCGTACAACGGCAAGCAATACGCGGCGCCGACCGTCTATTACTCGTGGGGGCTGTTCTACCGCAAGGACCTGTTCCGCAAGGTCGGCATCGCCGACGAGCCCAAGACCTGGGACCAGTTTCTCGATGCGTGCAAGAAGCTGAAGGCGGCCGGCATCACGCCGATCGCGGTCGGCGGCCGCGACGCGTGGACGCTCGCCGGCTGGTTCGACTATCTCGACCTGCGCCTGAACGGCAACGCGTTCCACCAGCAGCTGATGGCCGGCGACGTGCCGTACACGGACCCGCGCGTGAAGAAGGTCTATACGACGTGGAAATCGCTGATCGACTCGGGCTACTTCATCGACAACGCGCTGTCCTACGATCTCGACGGCGCGCAGCCGTTCCTGTTCCAGGGCAAGGCCGCGATGATGCTGATGGGCACCTTCATCGCGGCCGGCTTTCCGCCGAACGTGAAGCAGGAAATGGGCTATTACCGGTTCCCGATCATCGACCCGAAGGTGCCGACCGCCGAGGACGGCCCGGTCGAATCGCTGCACATCCCGACCAAGGCGAAGAACAAGGCGGACGCGCATACGTTCCTCGCGTTCGTCGAAACGCCCGAGATGGGTGCGAAGCTCGCGGAAGGGCTCGGCTCGCTGTCGGCCAACAGCAAGTCGCCGGAGCCGGCCGATCCGATTTCGCGGATCGGCTTCCGGATCCTCGCCGACACCAAGGGCGGCGTCGCGCAGTTCTATGACCGCGACATGACCAAGGAAATGGCCGACGAAGGGATGAAGGGGATGCAGCAGTTCCTCGCGAATCCCGCGCAGCTCGATACCGTGCTCGCGCAGCTCGAACAGACCCGCAAGCGGATCTACAAGAAGTAA
- a CDS encoding carbohydrate ABC transporter permease: MSRPITSTPPAGATPPRGASAATALRARRPSPAVRRQQRAAWLFLAPACAMVAVYVIWPILSTLWLSLCNWDGMTERTFVGLANYVELLHAPTFYTALRNNVIWLALFMLAPPLGLALALYLNQAVAGIRLVKSLFFAPFVLSGVVVGLIFSWFYDPTFGLLALIAGHGIPVLGDARYATFGIVFAALWPQTAYCMILYLTGLTSVNPEQIEAARMEGARGFALLWHVVLPQLRPTTFMAIVVTVIGALRSFDLISVMTGGGPFESSTVLAYYMYDQAIKYYRLGYSTSIAVVLFAIMLVYIVFQLRRMLRNEQ; this comes from the coding sequence GTGTCCCGTCCGATCACGTCCACCCCGCCCGCCGGCGCCACGCCACCGCGTGGTGCATCCGCCGCCACCGCGTTGCGCGCGCGCCGCCCGTCGCCCGCCGTGCGGCGGCAACAGCGCGCCGCGTGGCTCTTTCTCGCGCCCGCGTGTGCGATGGTTGCCGTCTATGTGATCTGGCCGATCCTGTCGACGCTGTGGCTGAGCCTCTGCAACTGGGACGGGATGACCGAGCGCACGTTCGTCGGTCTCGCGAACTACGTCGAGCTGCTGCATGCGCCGACCTTCTACACCGCGCTGCGCAACAACGTGATCTGGCTTGCGCTGTTCATGCTCGCGCCGCCGCTCGGCCTCGCGCTCGCGCTGTACCTGAACCAGGCGGTGGCCGGCATCCGGCTCGTGAAGTCGCTGTTCTTCGCGCCGTTCGTGCTGTCCGGCGTGGTGGTCGGGCTGATTTTCTCGTGGTTCTACGATCCGACCTTCGGGCTGCTCGCGCTGATCGCCGGACACGGAATCCCGGTGCTCGGCGATGCGCGCTATGCGACCTTCGGCATCGTGTTCGCCGCGCTGTGGCCGCAAACCGCGTACTGCATGATCCTGTACCTGACCGGCCTCACGTCGGTCAACCCGGAGCAGATCGAAGCGGCGCGGATGGAAGGCGCGCGCGGCTTCGCGCTGCTGTGGCACGTCGTGCTGCCGCAGTTGCGCCCGACCACGTTCATGGCGATCGTCGTCACGGTGATCGGTGCGCTGCGCAGCTTCGACCTGATTTCGGTGATGACGGGCGGCGGCCCGTTCGAGAGTTCGACCGTGCTCGCGTATTACATGTATGACCAGGCGATCAAGTACTACCGGCTCGGCTATTCCACGTCGATCGCGGTCGTGCTGTTCGCGATCATGCTCGTCTACATCGTGTTCCAGTTGCGCCGCATGCTGCGCAACGAGCAATAA